In a single window of the Candidatus Zixiibacteriota bacterium genome:
- a CDS encoding VOC family protein → MNGVCHIELPCSDISKMKDFYSTVFGWETQYIPEMDYGMWKAPEGVGGGFAKNLKPATKGSGVLFHIQVDDIDSTLKMIEKSGGRTVQGKTQIPNIGHYAIFSDIAGNEIGIFQG, encoded by the coding sequence ATGAACGGAGTATGTCACATTGAGCTGCCCTGCTCAGACATCAGCAAGATGAAGGATTTTTACAGTACTGTATTCGGCTGGGAAACGCAGTATATCCCGGAGATGGATTATGGGATGTGGAAAGCCCCCGAGGGTGTGGGGGGAGGATTTGCCAAGAACCTGAAACCGGCGACTAAAGGGAGCGGTGTTCTCTTTCATATTCAGGTTGACGACATAGATAGCACCCTCAAAATGATTGAAAAAAGTGGCGGCAGGACAGTCCAGGGGAAAACCCAGATTCCCAATATTGGCCATTACGCCATCTTCAGCGATATCGCCGGAAATGAGATAGGGATTTTTCAGGGTTAG